Proteins from a genomic interval of Vreelandella profundi:
- a CDS encoding Trm112 family protein — MDKELLAMLVCPLCNGKLKYDREGQELRCHYDGLAYPIQEGIPVMLPEEARAMDADEKLPTSPGRTGDA, encoded by the coding sequence ATGGATAAGGAACTGCTGGCAATGCTGGTCTGCCCGTTGTGTAACGGTAAGCTAAAATATGATCGTGAGGGGCAAGAGCTTCGCTGCCACTACGATGGCTTGGCCTATCCCATTCAAGAAGGCATCCCTGTCATGCTGCCCGAAGAAGCCCGCGCAATGGATGCCGATGAAAAGCTGCCTACGTCGCCGGGACGCACTGGAGACGCTTAA
- a CDS encoding HAD family hydrolase — MQYELMIFDWDGTLMDSVPRIVSCMQAAALEAEWGALSAPEVEDIIGLGLPEAIAKLCPGILPAQAERLRERYSHHFVHADATPMMFFAGVEAHIARLREREGQRLAVATGKSRRGLDRIFAETGSGAWFQASRTADETRSKPHPQMLSELLAELSIPVERAVMVGDTEYDLEMARAIGMDRIGVTYGVHTPERLSLSRPQWLAHSVDELFERLHGE, encoded by the coding sequence ATGCAGTACGAGCTGATGATATTTGACTGGGACGGCACGCTGATGGACTCGGTGCCGCGTATTGTATCGTGCATGCAGGCTGCTGCTTTAGAAGCCGAGTGGGGCGCGCTTTCGGCGCCTGAGGTTGAAGATATTATTGGCCTAGGCCTGCCTGAAGCGATTGCTAAGCTTTGCCCCGGTATTTTACCCGCCCAGGCAGAGCGCCTTCGCGAGCGCTATTCGCACCATTTTGTGCATGCTGACGCAACGCCAATGATGTTTTTTGCCGGCGTAGAAGCGCACATCGCTCGTCTGCGCGAACGCGAGGGGCAGCGCTTGGCAGTAGCGACAGGTAAAAGTCGCCGTGGCCTTGACCGTATTTTTGCTGAGACGGGTAGCGGTGCGTGGTTTCAAGCCAGTCGTACGGCGGATGAGACCCGCTCAAAGCCCCATCCGCAAATGCTTTCCGAGCTGCTGGCAGAGCTGTCGATTCCGGTTGAGCGGGCGGTGATGGTCGGCGATACCGAGTATGACTTGGAAATGGCGCGAGCGATCGGCATGGATCGTATCGGGGTAACCTATGGTGTGCATACGCCAGAGCGCCTCTCGCTGAGTCGTCCTCAGTGGCTGGCGCATAGTGTCGATGAGCTTTTTGAGCGATTGCATGGCGAGTAG
- the kdsB gene encoding 3-deoxy-manno-octulosonate cytidylyltransferase translates to MAVTDFTVPDVTFPDFTAVVPARYGSSRLPGKPLLEIAGEPMVAHVWRRACQSHASRVVIATDDTRIRDAMQTYGAEVIMTRDDHPSGTDRLAEVADILALPTDALLVNVQGDEPLIPPALINQVALRLAEDQEASIATLAEPISDVESLFNPNVVKVVRTLQGRALYFSRAPIPWDREHFKQPPTLLASDQWLRHIGIYAYRVRFLEAYLDWPASSLEQLEQLEQLRALQHGHVIQVALACEVNPAGVDTAEDLERVRALFAEPDV, encoded by the coding sequence ATGGCTGTTACTGATTTTACGGTGCCTGACGTTACCTTTCCTGATTTTACCGCTGTTGTTCCCGCGCGCTATGGCTCTTCCCGGTTACCCGGTAAGCCGCTGCTTGAGATTGCCGGTGAGCCAATGGTCGCGCACGTTTGGCGGCGTGCTTGTCAAAGCCATGCGAGTCGGGTGGTGATTGCAACCGACGATACGCGCATACGCGATGCCATGCAGACTTATGGCGCTGAGGTCATCATGACGCGCGATGATCACCCTTCTGGCACTGATCGTTTGGCCGAGGTGGCGGACATTTTGGCCTTGCCGACGGATGCGCTGCTGGTTAACGTCCAGGGCGACGAGCCGTTGATTCCTCCCGCTTTGATCAACCAGGTGGCTTTGCGTCTGGCTGAGGACCAAGAAGCGTCGATCGCAACGCTGGCAGAGCCGATTAGCGACGTCGAGTCGCTGTTTAATCCCAACGTGGTCAAGGTGGTGCGCACTTTGCAGGGGAGAGCGCTGTACTTTTCCCGTGCCCCGATTCCCTGGGATCGCGAGCATTTTAAACAGCCGCCCACACTGCTCGCGAGCGATCAGTGGCTGCGTCATATCGGCATCTATGCTTATCGTGTGCGTTTTCTAGAGGCGTATCTCGATTGGCCAGCGTCAAGCCTTGAGCAGCTTGAACAGCTCGAGCAGCTGCGTGCGCTACAGCACGGTCACGTTATTCAGGTGGCTTTAGCCTGCGAAGTAAATCCCGCCGGTGTCGATACCGCTGAAGACTTGGAGCGAGTACGGGCGCTATTTGCCGAGCCAGATGTTTAA
- the rne gene encoding ribonuclease E: protein MKRMLINATQPEELRVALVDGQRLYDLDIESGAREQKKANIYRGKITRVEPSLEAAFVDYGADRHGFLPLKEISREYFVKDVSGRPSIKEVLREGQEVIVQVDKEERGNKGAALTTFVSLAGRFLVLMPNNPRAGGISRRIEGDERSQLKDAMGQLTVPDKMGLIVRTAGIGRNPEELQWDLDYLVQVWESITTEAAKRPAPFLIYRESNVIIRAMRDYLRQDIGEVLIDSPEVHAEALGFIRQVMPSYQQKIKLYSDEVALFSRFQIESQIETAYQREVKLPSGGSIVIDHTEALVSIDINSARATRGSDIEETALQTNSEAADEIARQLRLRDIGGLVVIDFIDMGPARNQRDVENRMRDALKLDRARVQIGRISRFGLMEMSRQRLRPSLGETSGVVCPRCNGQGTIRDVRSLSLSIMRLIEEEAMKENSAQIRAILPVPVATYLLNEKRSVLADLESRQGVRVVLLPNPDMDTPHYDVQRLRDDHIDEDDTQSLSSFELSTDTDVGKEPAPSFVPPAQRAEAAVKSVTHNAPAPASLQTEEKAPAPAPTPAATKAAAAPSEQPSVIGRFMRGFAKLLGSDDTSAEPAPAPKVETPAPRRSTERRSSQRNSESRQRPARGERNDSNNSRTESRSESPAKTEQKAEPRSSSTPRPVSDDNSDKRSGPSRTRNRRRHPQQNESNAQDSVNTAKDSHSNDIASKPAAQKEPRREAARENQREEAVKQPASTDVQPKAKQDDDKPKRTRNNPRNRSRTQAINPQAEAEQLKLQAEAPSEALETTPTPSEASAEQPVVSEAIASEVPVSEVPVNETSAAESADNDNAALADNVALPEVAPSQDAIDTDNTTTAERPVTENAKARRSTHQRRQPKAAVTAPEAEIAEQQEAFAKPSESVTPASNAPAAEPFQATEAEAPTEQPDVQQAPVNQQAPYVDEPVVPENVETPRTVEPTINADQSEPSSNSQAAASSDAEKSLQQAAAASVSERIAEAQQPTPAAEEQPSVIAQGTDQQASAQPEPEKQESEKQEPEKQEPEKQTDEKLSSEHSVVEPQADLAPTADAEPQPALPVASEAQAETTTAEEAPAEDMPKPRRRTRAHNDPREKRKQAQQDTLPE, encoded by the coding sequence ATGAAACGGATGCTTATTAATGCGACCCAGCCTGAAGAGCTGCGTGTCGCCTTGGTTGATGGACAACGCCTGTACGATTTAGATATCGAATCCGGCGCTCGAGAACAGAAAAAAGCCAATATCTATCGCGGTAAAATTACCCGTGTAGAACCTTCACTAGAAGCCGCCTTTGTCGATTACGGCGCTGACCGTCACGGCTTTTTGCCGCTTAAAGAGATCTCTCGCGAATACTTCGTTAAAGACGTTTCCGGGCGTCCGAGCATTAAAGAAGTGCTCAGAGAAGGCCAAGAGGTCATTGTTCAGGTCGACAAAGAAGAGCGTGGCAACAAAGGTGCCGCGCTGACCACCTTTGTCAGTTTGGCAGGCCGGTTTTTAGTGTTAATGCCGAACAACCCTCGCGCTGGCGGCATCTCGCGCCGCATTGAAGGCGACGAACGCAGCCAGCTCAAAGATGCCATGGGCCAGCTGACCGTGCCTGACAAAATGGGGCTGATCGTGCGCACCGCAGGCATTGGCCGCAACCCAGAAGAACTGCAGTGGGATCTGGACTACCTAGTTCAAGTATGGGAATCCATCACCACTGAAGCGGCTAAGCGCCCTGCTCCGTTCCTGATCTACCGTGAATCTAATGTCATCATCCGCGCCATGCGCGACTATCTGCGCCAGGACATCGGCGAAGTATTGATCGATAGCCCAGAGGTTCATGCCGAAGCGCTGGGCTTTATCCGCCAGGTTATGCCCTCTTATCAGCAAAAAATTAAACTCTACTCTGATGAAGTCGCACTGTTCTCGCGCTTCCAGATCGAATCGCAAATCGAGACAGCCTATCAACGCGAAGTAAAGCTGCCGTCTGGTGGTTCGATTGTTATCGATCACACCGAGGCCCTGGTCTCCATCGATATCAACTCTGCCCGCGCCACCCGCGGCAGCGACATCGAAGAAACCGCGCTACAGACCAACTCCGAAGCCGCCGATGAAATCGCTCGCCAGCTACGCCTGCGCGATATCGGTGGCTTGGTGGTTATCGACTTCATCGACATGGGGCCTGCGCGCAACCAGCGTGACGTTGAAAACCGCATGCGTGACGCGCTTAAGTTGGACCGTGCGCGAGTGCAAATCGGCCGCATCTCGCGCTTTGGCTTGATGGAAATGTCTCGTCAGCGCCTGCGCCCGTCGCTGGGTGAAACCAGCGGCGTGGTTTGCCCACGCTGTAATGGCCAGGGCACCATTCGCGACGTGCGCTCGCTCTCGCTTTCCATCATGCGCCTGATTGAAGAAGAGGCCATGAAAGAGAATAGCGCGCAGATTCGCGCCATTCTGCCGGTACCGGTCGCCACCTACTTACTCAACGAAAAACGCAGCGTGCTGGCAGATCTTGAATCTCGCCAGGGTGTGCGCGTGGTGCTGCTGCCTAATCCTGATATGGATACGCCGCATTACGATGTCCAGCGCCTGCGTGACGACCATATAGATGAAGACGACACACAAAGCCTTTCAAGCTTTGAACTGTCGACCGATACCGACGTAGGTAAAGAGCCTGCACCGAGCTTTGTACCCCCCGCTCAACGTGCTGAAGCTGCCGTTAAAAGCGTTACCCACAACGCACCGGCACCGGCGTCGCTACAAACTGAAGAAAAAGCGCCTGCGCCTGCTCCCACGCCTGCTGCGACCAAAGCAGCCGCAGCCCCTAGCGAGCAGCCTAGCGTTATTGGGCGCTTCATGCGCGGCTTTGCAAAGCTTCTGGGCAGCGACGATACGTCCGCTGAGCCAGCGCCTGCGCCGAAGGTTGAAACGCCAGCGCCACGTCGCTCAACCGAGCGCAGAAGCAGTCAGCGTAACAGCGAGTCACGTCAGCGCCCGGCACGCGGTGAGCGCAACGATAGCAATAACAGCAGAACCGAATCGCGCAGCGAAAGTCCTGCCAAAACTGAGCAAAAAGCCGAGCCGCGCAGCAGCAGCACGCCACGCCCGGTGAGCGATGATAATAGCGATAAACGCAGCGGCCCTAGCCGTACGCGCAATCGTCGTCGCCATCCTCAGCAAAACGAGAGCAACGCGCAAGACAGCGTCAATACCGCAAAAGACAGCCATAGCAATGATATCGCTAGCAAGCCCGCCGCACAGAAAGAGCCGCGGCGCGAAGCTGCTCGCGAAAATCAGCGCGAGGAAGCGGTTAAACAGCCGGCCAGTACTGACGTTCAGCCGAAAGCCAAGCAGGATGACGATAAGCCCAAGCGTACGCGTAACAACCCACGTAATCGTTCGCGCACCCAGGCCATTAATCCTCAGGCAGAAGCCGAGCAGCTAAAACTGCAGGCCGAGGCGCCCAGCGAAGCACTAGAGACCACGCCAACGCCAAGTGAAGCGTCTGCCGAGCAGCCCGTGGTCAGCGAAGCGATTGCCAGTGAAGTGCCTGTTAGTGAAGTGCCTGTTAATGAAACATCGGCGGCGGAATCGGCGGATAACGACAATGCTGCACTAGCAGACAACGTTGCCCTGCCCGAAGTCGCGCCGTCACAAGACGCTATCGACACTGACAACACGACGACGGCTGAACGCCCCGTGACGGAGAATGCCAAAGCGCGCAGATCAACGCACCAGCGTCGTCAGCCTAAAGCGGCCGTGACAGCGCCTGAAGCAGAAATCGCTGAGCAGCAAGAAGCCTTTGCTAAACCAAGCGAGTCGGTGACACCAGCCAGCAACGCGCCGGCAGCTGAGCCTTTCCAAGCGACCGAAGCTGAAGCGCCAACGGAGCAGCCAGACGTTCAGCAGGCCCCTGTAAATCAACAAGCGCCCTACGTTGACGAGCCGGTCGTGCCTGAAAACGTTGAAACGCCGCGTACTGTCGAGCCGACCATAAACGCTGATCAGAGTGAGCCAAGCAGCAATAGTCAGGCCGCTGCCTCCAGCGACGCTGAAAAATCGCTCCAGCAAGCAGCCGCTGCTAGTGTTTCTGAGCGTATCGCTGAGGCTCAACAGCCAACGCCTGCGGCTGAAGAGCAGCCTAGCGTTATAGCGCAAGGCACTGATCAGCAGGCTTCTGCGCAACCAGAACCTGAGAAGCAAGAATCTGAGAAACAAGAGCCTGAGAAACAAGAGCCTGAGAAACAGACTGACGAGAAGCTCAGCAGCGAGCATTCAGTCGTTGAGCCGCAGGCTGATCTCGCACCGACAGCGGATGCAGAGCCTCAGCCTGCCCTCCCGGTAGCTAGTGAAGCGCAAGCTGAAACAACGACTGCCGAAGAAGCACCTGCTGAAGACATGCCGAAGCCGCGTCGCCGCACTCGTGCGCACAACGATCCGCGCGAGAAGCGTAAACAGGCACAGCAAGACACGCTTCCAGAATAA
- the murB gene encoding UDP-N-acetylmuramate dehydrogenase → MFKVAELDITHNVDLTSANTLALACRAERFSAPGTLSALRNTLAKASGEEWPVTLLGGGSNVLLPEQLPGLVIRPALNQCWLSQRQGHVLAHVGAGVNWHALVMATARRGLWGIENLALIPGSCGAAPVQNIGAYGVELADTLESVQIMALATGQLDWLSAQECQFGYRDSVFKGALADKVVITQVVLRLSRKPALQLGYGDLAARLSPAPTPLEVAEAVCTIRREKLPDPQVLANAGSFFKNPLISDEQATRLLCQYPAMPHFPQMKGQTKLAAGWLIDQCGLKGMRDGAFGVHQHQALVLVHFGGGDRHGLMKIASYIAAQVEARFGVRLSPEPRLINP, encoded by the coding sequence ATGTTTAAAGTGGCTGAGTTGGACATTACTCACAATGTTGATCTCACGTCCGCCAATACGCTGGCGCTAGCATGCCGGGCTGAGCGCTTTTCAGCCCCAGGCACCTTGTCTGCGCTGCGTAATACCCTAGCGAAAGCGAGCGGCGAGGAGTGGCCAGTCACGCTGTTAGGCGGCGGCAGTAATGTGCTGTTGCCCGAGCAGTTGCCGGGTTTGGTGATACGTCCCGCGCTTAATCAATGCTGGCTCAGCCAGCGGCAGGGCCATGTGCTGGCGCATGTAGGCGCGGGTGTAAACTGGCATGCCTTAGTAATGGCGACTGCCCGGCGAGGGCTGTGGGGAATCGAGAACCTGGCGCTGATTCCCGGCAGCTGCGGGGCAGCGCCGGTGCAGAATATTGGTGCTTACGGTGTAGAGCTCGCCGATACGCTTGAATCGGTGCAGATCATGGCGCTGGCCACCGGCCAGCTTGACTGGTTAAGCGCGCAGGAGTGCCAGTTTGGCTATCGCGACAGCGTGTTTAAAGGGGCGCTAGCCGATAAAGTAGTGATTACTCAGGTAGTGCTGCGCTTATCACGAAAGCCGGCTTTGCAGCTCGGCTATGGTGATCTTGCTGCACGATTATCGCCGGCGCCTACGCCGCTTGAGGTTGCTGAGGCGGTGTGCACGATTAGGCGTGAAAAATTGCCTGACCCGCAGGTGCTTGCCAACGCAGGGAGTTTTTTTAAAAACCCTCTGATATCTGATGAGCAGGCGACCCGTCTGCTGTGCCAGTATCCTGCCATGCCGCATTTCCCCCAGATGAAAGGACAGACAAAGCTAGCGGCCGGCTGGTTGATCGACCAGTGCGGTTTAAAAGGGATGCGCGACGGTGCTTTTGGTGTCCATCAGCATCAGGCGCTGGTGCTGGTGCATTTTGGTGGCGGCGATCGCCATGGCTTGATGAAAATAGCCAGCTACATTGCTGCCCAGGTGGAGGCACGCTTTGGGGTACGACTATCACCAGAGCCGCGTTTAATTAATCCTTAA
- a CDS encoding RluA family pseudouridine synthase, with protein MSEGREVQWVDIAPEQAGQRIDNFLMTRLKGAPRALIYRIVRKGEVRVNKKRVKVDYRLQAGDLVRVPPLRLAPREAVKEVSDNLRDLLVGSVIMEGPDWMVLNKPSGLAVHGGSGVKIGLIEALRQVRDDLSFLELVHRLDRDTSGCLLLAKSRDALVTLNESLKKHGMDKRYLALVSGRWPARKTYESARLDRFDAGNGERRVRVDPNGKVSRTHFSVVEAFEKVTLIEAEPVTGRTHQIRVHAAHAGHALLGDDKYATRESGFLTKQLGLGRLFLHARALTFPEPTNGRPVTVKAPLPEALEEALKRARR; from the coding sequence ATGTCCGAAGGGCGTGAAGTACAGTGGGTGGATATTGCCCCGGAACAAGCAGGGCAGCGAATTGATAATTTTCTCATGACGCGTTTGAAGGGAGCGCCGCGCGCGCTTATCTATCGAATCGTGCGCAAGGGAGAAGTTCGCGTTAATAAAAAGCGCGTTAAGGTGGATTACCGGTTGCAGGCGGGAGATTTGGTTCGCGTGCCGCCGCTGCGTTTGGCACCGCGTGAAGCGGTTAAAGAGGTCAGTGATAACCTGCGTGATCTGCTAGTCGGCAGCGTCATTATGGAGGGCCCCGATTGGATGGTGCTCAACAAGCCTTCGGGGCTTGCCGTGCATGGTGGCAGCGGCGTTAAGATTGGCTTGATCGAAGCGCTGCGCCAAGTGCGTGATGATTTGAGTTTCTTGGAGCTGGTTCACCGGCTTGATCGCGATACGTCAGGCTGCTTGCTGCTTGCTAAATCCCGCGATGCGCTAGTGACGCTCAACGAGTCATTAAAAAAGCACGGTATGGATAAGCGCTACTTAGCCCTGGTGAGCGGACGCTGGCCTGCGCGTAAAACCTATGAAAGCGCTCGCTTGGATCGCTTTGATGCAGGCAATGGCGAGCGGCGGGTTAGGGTCGACCCTAACGGGAAGGTCTCGCGCACGCATTTTTCGGTGGTCGAAGCGTTTGAGAAAGTCACCCTCATCGAAGCTGAGCCGGTGACGGGGCGCACGCATCAAATTCGCGTTCACGCCGCCCATGCAGGCCACGCGCTGCTGGGGGACGATAAATACGCCACTCGTGAAAGTGGCTTTCTGACTAAGCAGCTAGGGCTGGGACGGCTTTTCTTGCATGCCCGCGCGCTGACCTTTCCTGAACCCACGAATGGCCGCCCGGTAACGGTTAAAGCGCCGCTGCCAGAGGCTCTGGAAGAAGCGCTTAAGCGCGCCCGTCGATAA
- a CDS encoding YceD family protein, with the protein MLTSQLPSRVEPYKLAARHERIEGLVALDKLPRLADEAGIQTGDCHVVLEFGVDAQGRREIRGHLQATLALACRRCLVPLPQQVDSDFLLGMITDEALAAELPASHEPVLVEKEQLDLLTVVEDELILSLPQVVYHDEAECHVSAEQLVSKTEGAATEVTPATNPFAVLNVLKGKK; encoded by the coding sequence ATGTTGACCTCACAACTCCCCAGCCGGGTTGAGCCTTATAAGCTTGCAGCCCGCCACGAACGAATAGAAGGCTTGGTAGCGCTTGATAAGCTGCCACGTCTTGCCGATGAAGCGGGTATCCAAACTGGCGACTGTCATGTCGTGCTTGAGTTTGGCGTCGATGCTCAAGGCCGTCGTGAAATTCGTGGCCACTTGCAAGCGACGTTGGCGCTTGCCTGCCGACGCTGCCTGGTGCCGCTGCCTCAACAGGTGGACAGTGACTTTCTGCTTGGAATGATCACTGATGAAGCCTTAGCGGCCGAGCTGCCTGCGAGTCATGAACCGGTGCTGGTGGAAAAGGAACAGCTGGATCTTCTGACCGTGGTTGAGGATGAATTGATCCTTAGCCTGCCTCAGGTGGTCTATCATGATGAAGCCGAATGTCATGTCTCGGCGGAGCAGCTGGTCAGCAAAACAGAAGGCGCGGCGACAGAAGTAACGCCAGCGACGAACCCTTTCGCGGTGCTGAATGTCTTGAAAGGCAAAAAATAA
- the lpxK gene encoding tetraacyldisaccharide 4'-kinase yields MKLPAKTLAERWLKGAYQGSRWLALLKPLGALYQRGMARREQAYLRGSKASWKAPVPVIVVGNITLGGTGKSPLVAWLASWLVGQGYTPGIVTRGYGGKASHYPLRVTASTKVAESGDEPLMLAQQTGLPVVADPNRVRGVQALIAAGCDIVLSDDGLQHLALARDIELLVVDGARGLGNGACLPAGPLRESPSRLQRVDAVIVNGDLKRPLPVAPVTPMQLAPVCWRRLADGTRFPLTPLPFALPVHAVAGIGHPERFFQTLSALGVEGDWHPLADHQHFYADALSFAETRPVVMTAKDAVKCYALAPPNSWILDVEATLPSEFEHWLAARLSALS; encoded by the coding sequence ATGAAGCTGCCTGCGAAAACGCTAGCAGAACGATGGCTGAAAGGCGCTTATCAAGGCAGCCGCTGGCTAGCGCTACTTAAGCCGCTAGGGGCTCTATACCAGCGGGGTATGGCGCGTCGTGAGCAGGCATACCTTCGCGGAAGCAAAGCCTCTTGGAAGGCGCCGGTGCCGGTCATAGTGGTCGGCAATATCACCCTTGGCGGAACGGGTAAATCCCCCTTGGTGGCCTGGCTTGCTAGCTGGCTGGTGGGGCAGGGCTACACACCAGGGATTGTGACGCGAGGCTATGGCGGAAAAGCATCGCACTATCCGCTGCGGGTAACTGCCAGTACCAAGGTGGCTGAAAGTGGCGATGAGCCGCTTATGCTGGCCCAGCAAACCGGGCTGCCGGTGGTGGCGGATCCCAATCGCGTTCGGGGCGTTCAGGCGCTGATAGCAGCGGGGTGCGATATTGTTCTCAGTGACGATGGGTTACAGCACCTGGCATTGGCTAGAGATATCGAACTGCTCGTTGTTGATGGCGCCCGTGGCCTTGGCAACGGTGCCTGCCTGCCGGCCGGGCCGCTGCGTGAATCGCCTAGTCGGCTACAGCGAGTCGATGCGGTGATCGTCAATGGGGATTTAAAGCGGCCGCTGCCCGTTGCGCCTGTCACTCCTATGCAGCTGGCGCCGGTGTGCTGGCGACGCCTGGCAGACGGCACTCGCTTTCCGTTAACGCCTTTGCCGTTTGCATTGCCGGTGCATGCCGTGGCGGGCATCGGTCATCCCGAGCGCTTTTTTCAGACGTTATCGGCCCTTGGTGTTGAGGGTGACTGGCACCCGTTAGCGGATCATCAACATTTTTATGCTGACGCGCTAAGCTTTGCAGAAACGCGGCCGGTGGTGATGACGGCTAAAGACGCCGTAAAGTGTTATGCCCTGGCACCGCCCAATAGCTGGATATTAGACGTGGAAGCGACGCTTCCATCCGAATTTGAACACTGGCTGGCAGCGCGACTGTCGGCACTTTCCTAA
- the sppA gene encoding signal peptide peptidase SppA produces the protein MSDDRWTDGAEVSSENVDPLAGAPGDDAETLRERQRLAQVDMMDRWVGGVLTEQRRTRRWKLFFRLMMLAVVLVVLFATLYGLFWNSSSSAGPTQRHLGIVEVNGVIASDSPANAERIIQGLNRAWEAESAAAVVLHINSPGGSPVQSQRIYAEIMRLREQGDKPIIAVIEDIGASGAYYIAAAADDIVASPVSLVGSIGVIYAGFGFEEAIARIGVERRVLTAGENKAFLDPFQPLDDDAETFWQGVLSQTHQQFIDDVRAGRGDRLSDSPDIFSGLIWSGEQSIELGLVDQLGSLEQVAREQVGETNWIDYTPSIDPFERLTRRFAQVAAEVLGVRAPNTPLRF, from the coding sequence ATGAGTGACGATCGCTGGACAGACGGTGCCGAGGTTTCATCAGAAAACGTAGACCCACTGGCGGGTGCCCCCGGAGACGACGCTGAAACGTTGCGTGAGCGTCAGCGCCTGGCGCAGGTGGATATGATGGATCGTTGGGTCGGCGGTGTTTTAACCGAGCAGCGCCGCACCCGACGCTGGAAGTTATTTTTCCGTTTGATGATGCTCGCGGTGGTGTTGGTAGTGCTATTTGCCACGCTTTATGGACTGTTTTGGAACAGTTCAAGCTCCGCAGGGCCTACCCAGCGCCATTTAGGTATTGTGGAGGTTAATGGCGTGATCGCCAGTGATTCTCCTGCCAATGCTGAGCGCATTATTCAGGGGCTTAATCGCGCATGGGAGGCGGAAAGCGCAGCCGCCGTGGTGCTGCATATTAATAGTCCTGGCGGTAGTCCGGTGCAGTCGCAGCGCATCTATGCGGAGATCATGCGTCTACGAGAGCAGGGCGATAAGCCGATTATCGCGGTTATTGAAGATATCGGTGCCAGCGGTGCCTATTACATTGCCGCGGCGGCTGACGACATTGTCGCATCGCCTGTGAGCCTGGTCGGCTCTATCGGCGTTATCTATGCGGGGTTTGGCTTTGAAGAGGCAATAGCCCGAATCGGCGTTGAGCGTCGCGTGCTGACCGCGGGCGAGAACAAGGCCTTCTTAGATCCTTTTCAGCCGCTAGATGACGACGCCGAGACGTTTTGGCAGGGCGTACTTAGCCAGACTCATCAGCAGTTTATTGACGATGTGCGTGCTGGAAGGGGCGATCGGCTCAGCGACAGCCCGGATATTTTCTCTGGCCTGATTTGGAGCGGCGAGCAGAGTATCGAGCTGGGCTTGGTCGATCAGCTGGGTAGCCTTGAGCAGGTGGCGCGCGAACAGGTTGGCGAGACGAACTGGATTGACTACACGCCGAGTATTGATCCATTTGAGCGCCTGACGCGACGCTTCGCTCAAGTGGCCGCTGAGGTGTTGGGCGTTCGTGCCCCTAACACCCCGCTGCGCTTTTAG
- the rpmF gene encoding 50S ribosomal protein L32 — protein sequence MAVQQNRKTRSKRGMRRSHDALTGPTLSQDKETGTTHLRHHVASDGFYRGRKVVEV from the coding sequence ATGGCAGTTCAGCAGAATCGTAAAACTCGTTCCAAGCGCGGCATGCGTCGTAGCCACGATGCACTTACCGGCCCGACTCTGTCTCAGGACAAAGAAACCGGTACGACTCACCTGCGTCACCACGTTGCCTCAGATGGCTTCTACCGTGGTCGTAAGGTTGTTGAGGTATAG
- a CDS encoding Maf family protein, translated as MTSSMTEPSTIELVLASSSRWRRELLDRLQLPYQCYSPDIDETPHSGETPHALVHRLALSKANAVATRFPRHCIIGSDQVAVFEGDILGKPHTSEKACANLARFSGQRVTFLTGLALLDTRHQRHHVHVEPFEVVFRTLTTQEIENYVTKEQPLDSAGSFRMEGLGIALFEKLEGRDPNALIGLPLIALCDMLRQAGLDPLGAS; from the coding sequence ATGACCTCATCAATGACCGAGCCATCAACCATCGAGCTGGTGCTGGCGTCCAGCTCACGCTGGCGACGCGAGCTGCTTGACCGCCTGCAGCTTCCTTACCAATGCTACTCGCCGGACATTGATGAGACGCCGCATAGCGGCGAAACACCGCATGCGTTAGTGCATCGCCTCGCGCTTAGCAAAGCCAATGCTGTCGCAACGCGCTTTCCACGCCACTGCATTATCGGCTCCGATCAAGTCGCGGTATTTGAAGGCGACATTCTCGGCAAGCCGCATACGTCCGAAAAAGCATGCGCTAATCTTGCCCGCTTTTCTGGCCAGCGCGTCACTTTTCTCACCGGGCTTGCGCTGTTAGATACACGCCATCAGCGCCATCACGTGCACGTGGAGCCTTTCGAGGTGGTTTTTCGCACACTGACCACACAAGAAATCGAGAACTACGTCACCAAAGAGCAGCCGCTAGACAGCGCTGGCAGTTTTCGAATGGAAGGACTAGGCATTGCGCTGTTTGAAAAACTTGAGGGTCGCGACCCCAACGCACTGATTGGGCTACCGCTGATTGCACTGTGCGACATGCTACGCCAAGCGGGCCTAGACCCGCTTGGCGCTTCATAA